The stretch of DNA GGAGTCTACGCTCTGTGTATGCGGCCAATGCAGCCTTGAAACGTCTTTCAGGGTGTCTGTCAATATCCTTTGCGGGAACGACATCGTTCTTAAGAAGAGACAGGGCGGCGAGAGAATCTTCGACACCGTGGGCATCGATGGTTCCCTTAGGGCCGAATGAGTTCAATGCATCGTCCAGGTCAGAGTTGCCGCCCTTCTTGCCCTTTTTCCCCTTGCCACCCTTGGACTTTGTCAAGGTTTCTTCCTCCATCGCGAGCAAGGCCTCGcgctctttcttcttgtctgCATCCGCTTGCTTTTTAGCCTGTTTTTCTAGCTGTTTCTTGCTTGGCTTCTTGCCCGTGTCTTCATAGTCGCTGTCGCTTCCTGGAGCCTCTTCGACCTCTTGCTTCTTGCCTTTCTTTGCCATGGAGATAtcgaaaaaatattaagctttatttttcgccattatttattttattttctatGTACAGTTTAGTAGCTGTCACTTTTCAGTACAAGCAAACCTTCTAAAAGGTCCATGTCCACAATCACGGCATCCTTTATCACGTCACCCACTTCAACGTCGCTCAAGAGTTCCCTACTTCTGTCCGATTGGCTAGTTTCCAGAACACCGTACACGCCGTAGTCAGGCAGAACAACATCCAAAATACCATCGTCAGAAGCCGGCCTGCAAACAACACATTCGACGCGGATCGGCTCCTTCGAGGATTTCTGTAGATACTTGAGGTGCTTGAACATGTAGAATGTCATAATTTTCGAAGAAACACGTTTATCGATGTCGGCGCGCATCTCGAGATGGTAGGCCATTGCGTTGACGTGTTCCTGTCTGAAGGCGGGCGAGCCTTCGGCAAGATAGCGGTGCAGTTGCCAATGGTTCACGAGATCGGCGAATCGCCGCAGTGGCGAGGTAACGGTGGCATAAGCATCGACTGCAAGAGAATCGTGTCTTGCAGGGAACGGAGCAACATGGGATTTATTCAGGAACTCGCTGAGCAAAAAGAATTCGTTGGTGCTCACAGTACCCTTTTTCTGTTGCAATTCCTGTAATTGCTGCGCCACCTCTGGAGTCGTTGGCTGtttgttctggatcttgAACAAGCCTGGTATTTTATTCTCTTTGAAATATTCTCCCATCAGTCTGTTGGAGTTGACCATAAGCTCCGAAACAAGCACTTCGGATctcagctgctggtttCTGCGGTTTTCCTTAAAACTGATGAGAATGTCCTCTGcgtcctccttgatggtgtcCACCCTGCGGCCCATGGAGAAATTATTAAACACGGTGACTCTTCCAGTTTCCTCAGCTCTCTGGCGGAGCGCGTCTGCCGCAGTGTACAGCGCTTTGAGATCGGCTGATATTTTCGATGCTGGGATATTTGTGCGCGCGGACATCTCGTTCAGGATCTTGTCTGCGTCGCTGGCGTTCTCCAGAATTTTATGGACCGAATCGTAATCCGTGCTCAGAAACTGGTCAGCAACACCAAACTTCACACCGTCTGACgccagctctgctgttCCGTTGGCAATGTCTACCACGTAGCTCACTTTGAGTACTCTCTGGGGAATTCCGTAGACACCCAGctgaatattttttgtcAGAACCTCGGGCATCATCGATAACCCGTTGCTGGCAGCCCCAACGTCTGGCAAATAGAGCGTGGAAGCACGTTCGTACGCAATGTCTGCAACCGTGGTGTTTGGGTGCACATAGGAAGCCGGATCCGCAACAAACACGCCAACCAGGAACTTATTCTCGTCTAGCTGCTGAACACTGACACCGTCGTCAATCTCCTTGGCGTCGACCGAGTCAATACAATAAACCACGTCAGAAAAACGCGGGCGCGGATGGTTGAATATTTCCTCGTCAACGAAGAAGAAACTATTCAGtgtgtctttggtgatTTTCCCATAAAACTCCTGCTCCAGGTCCGCTTTTAAAGAAAGTCCACTTCCTGGAGCAGGGAAATTTATCCACCATTTAATCGGGTTCTCGTTGGGTGCAATTTCcttcaatctcaaaagcAGCTCGTAAATGACGTCTCTGGTGATCTCAAGATGGTTGTGGCTGGGAAGTCTTCGCACAATCTTCACCAAAAAAGACTCACAGCTAGGACTGCTCACAGAGCCGGCAATGTAAAGTCGATACATGTCCATAATCCGCTCGTAATGCTGGGGTTTTGTCTTCGGAGACTTTTCTTTGAGTCTTTGCATGATGTAATCGGTGAGCTGGCCGTGCAGTTGCTCGTTTGCCTCGTAATCCTCCACAACTTTATTGTGCTCGACAATTGTCTTCAGAGGAACAACGGTCACATGTTTTGGCAACATGTTTTTTGTATCGTGAGCATACGTTTGGTTATTTTTGCGCAAACCCAACATTAGAGCATAAACTGCCTCCGGACTCATCTTCTCTGTGTTGCTAACTTTTCCAAAAGGATTCTTGCCCAAAGCCACCCAGTCGTACTGGTTTCCAATGGCCAGCATCCGTGTCAGCAAATTATGTAGTCTTTTATTGCTTTTCTGTATCATCTGCGGGTCCTTCGAACGCAGCACCTTTGCAACCTTCTCTAAATCCACCAAGTTGCAAGCACGGAACATTTCACAAAAATTGAGCTGAACCGGCCCGTTGGAACTCTGCAGAACGTTATGAAGAGTTTCCAGCTTTAAGTTCACGTCAGGCAGCAAACTCCAGGCCCTGTTGTTAAGCTTGGATAGCTCCTCGCTCAGTATTCCAGAGAGAAGAGAGGGAACAATATAAGTGGTCAATTCTTCTGTATCATTGATATCCTGCGAAATTATCTCGTCAAACATACGAGCGCGATCCGGGTTTTCTTCGAGCTTATACTTCACTTTACCAATGGGCTGGGCATAGCTCCCAAGATCTGCCAAAATTGTTTGCTCGTTCATCACCGAGCCGTTAAACCATTCCGGTGGAAAAATAGAAGGCAATCTGAAACGGAAACGTTTTTTACTCACAAACTCCAGATCTCCGTATTTGTTGATCAAAGTGTAACGGGGGTCTTTGATATCCTGCGGAAGTTCAGCAACAACGGCAAGATTATTGCTATCCAGAGAAAGCGATAGATCAACCACATCTCCAACGTTTATGTCAGTAAAATACAGCTGGTCAAAAGATATCGAAGAAGACATCCTGCCGTATCTTTCTTTTAGAAGCTTGCGAACTCTAACCCTGGATTCTGGCGTatccaaaaaattgaaatcTTTAGGAACACTTTCCAGGCCAAACATAGCGGAGATCCATTGCCTGTTAGGCTCGCAGAACCTGACCTTGTTTAGATTTTCGTACTGTTCGCGTAGATTGTCGATGTCCACATTTCTATATTCTTGTAGCAGTTCCTCGGGGGTTTTGACTACCTGCAAACGAGGACTCTTATCCTTTGTTTTCCTGGACCCCGCACTTCGCCATCGTAGTTGCCCTACCCCGGCAAACAGGAGCCGTGAAGGCAACCTTGATGAATATCGTaacatgaaaaaatactaaaaaaaaatatcaaaaaaaatatcttgatTAAATTACTACACTGATGTAAATcagaaaatattttcaagcaCCTTTTTCAGCTTACCACtctctgtatttttggTATCCTTCTGTGATGCATCGGCTCCCGCTCTATTCGTAGTAACGGAGCGCTGGGCATACACGCGCTGAACAGTGGGCTCAACGTTCTTTTTCCGTTTCTTGATGTTTTCGATCATCTTCGAGGTTTCCAcattcttgatgaaattctTGTTTATCTTGTGCGCCTGAGAAAGCTCAGATTGCATCTTGCTCTCTCTGATTTCGATCTCTCTATTCATAGCTTCCGTCAGATCATGCCACTTGAAGCCTTTGAGATATTTGATGTTCATAATGTCATCATAGTAAAAATTACCTTTCTTTCCTCCAAGCTTGTTCCCGTTCAAGGTTTCCGCTGCAAGTTTGGcgtcgttcttgttctcaaactcaCACCAGCCCTCCAcaaacttttttttcttgtttccTCCCGTCTTCACCCTTGTCTTGTAAACCTTGGGATCCTCAGGCTTGAGATATAGCCTCCCCACTTTTCCAAACCGTTGCAACACGTGTCTGAGTTTTGCAGGCTTCATGTACGGAGGGATAGTCGAAAGATATACCACCCCGCTGCGtttgatcttcttctgctcTTTGGCTAGTTGTTCCGGAGTTAGTTgcttgagctttttggcgCTCTGTTCCATTTCCCTTCGTGCCTCCTGCACATgtttctcaaactcggcGTCGTAGTCGTCATCTCCTTCACTGTCACTGGCCTGGAATCGATCTTTTATTACCTTTTTATGATTTCCGGGATAATGGTTAGAATCATTAGGATTTTCTTCATCGTTGTCCTCGTTGTCATCAGAGGAGTCGCTACTCTCTCGGTCTGTgtctctgtttctccaaTCGTCCTCGCTTTCGCTTTCGCTATCAGAAAGCCCTCGTTTAACCATGGCTACGAACTATTATTCCctaattaaaaaaaaaaaatttagtGAAATATGTACTATGATATCTTGAGGCTTGACAACCCACCAAATTTGACGACCATCTCAACAGCGCAAGCACCCCAATCTTCGCCGTGGTTGTGCATAACGCCTGGGATCAGGCCAGCACGAGCCTCCGCCTGTTCCTCCGTTAGACATGTCAAAACGCCGAAGATCACAGGCTTTCCGATTTTAAATTGGAGGTCCATAAGAGCATGCGACACCGAATCGCAAATATACTCGAAGTGCATGGTGGAACCCTTAATCAGACATCCAATTGGAATGACAACGTCGACATTATGCTTTTTGAACATTCCCACGGTAGCCAATGGAAGCTCATAAGCGCCTGGGACAGACTCGATGATGATGTCTCTCTCCACGACACCGAACTCGAGAAGCTTGTTCTTGGCACCAAGAACGAGGTTAtcaatgatttttttgttccAACGGGCATGAACAATACCGACGCGGATACCTTTACCGTTGTACTTTTGATCGACTTCTCCCAATCCTCCGACGACCATTTTAATCAGTGTCCTAAAAATCAGATTATATAAATCGACGGTTGAGCTTTTTACGATATGCGATATATTATGTTTTGGTAGCACAGCCGtgtattttggaaaattAGTACGCGAAAATCATGATTTCTCTCTAATTTTGTCTTGCCGTCATGCTTTCAAGTGTCTCATTGAGCCGCAAGAGAAAGCTTTCGGACCCTCCGCACTCTTCTTCCGAGCCTAAGAAACTGCCCCTCCCAGCTGTTGCCTCGCTATACAACCTGGATCCCGCTGCTACTGGCCCCCAGCAAATCGAGCTTCGGAGAAAAGTCTGCCTTCGAGTGGGTCGTTCCAAGAAAAATGATATCATTCTCACTCCCGCGGACTGTTCAACGTATCATTGTGAGATCGGTGTGAGCTATCTTAATGGTAAAGATATAATTTATCTTAAGGACCTTAGCTCAAACGGTACCTTTGTGAACGGACTTCTCGTTGGTAAGGACAATACCTGTCTGATTCGATCTGGAGACAAGATTTCTTTTGCTGCTGAATGCCACTATATCTTGAAATATCAGGCAAGTTTCACTCTCAAGAGCGCTCGTAGACCTGGAACTGGGTCTTTCTACGACAGCTATGTGATTGGTGAGCTGCTAGGGTGCGGGCATTATGCGCAGGTCAAAGAGTGTGTTCGAAGAAGTACAGGAGAGTCTTGTGCGGTCAAGATCTTCAATCCAACTCGCAAAGATGCCAATTGGGCAACGTCTCTTAATAGGGAGCTGGACATTCTCATGAAGATCGACCATCCGAACATTGTCCGATCCTACGAAACGTTTGTGGAACCGTATGACGCCAACACTATGACCACATatttggtgttggagaaaGTGAATGGTGGTGAGCTTTTTAACAGAATCGTGTCCAAGGGCAAGCTTCGGCAGAATGAGACAAAAGCACTAATGAGCCAACTGATGAGCGGCCTCAAGTACCTCCACTCTCTGGACATTGCACACAGAGACCTGAAGCCGGAGAACATTCTCTTGGACATAACACTCAGAAGTTCTGACTCCGACAAGCAGACGGGGCCCTGGGATGCTCACGAGCTGGATGTCAAGGTGAAAATAGCAGATTTTGGTCTTGCCAAGTTCATTGGAGCTACAAAATTCACCGACACGCTCTGCGGAACGCCAGCATACGTTGCGCCTGAAGTGCTGGTGAACTCTACGGAACGCAAATATACCAAGACCGTTGATATGTGGTCCGTCGGGGTACTGATATACGTGTGTCTGTGCGGTTTTCCTCCCTTCAGCGAGGAGTTAGGGCCGCCATCGATGCGCCAACAGATCATCGAGGGTAAGTACGCTTTTTACTCGCCATACTGGGATGAGATAGAGGACTCGGCCCTTGACTTGATCTCACGACTTTTGGTAGTGGACGCTACCAAGAGGCTCGAAGTCTCCAAAGCGtccaaacatgtttggTTTGATGAGGTACGGCCGAAAAAGGAGTTGAGAGAGACAGCGTTCAAAGGCACCAGGGCAGTGGTCACCCGAGGCTACTCCAACCCGATCATGCTGGCAGAACGCGTCAAAAGCTCGCTCGGCGATGACACCCTTGCACGCGCCTACAGTGCAGATGTCGATATGGCCTAACTAAAgtgaaaataatttaagCAGAGTATGAAAATGACATGAATTTTAATGCCTGAACATACGAATGTTCGTTTAACAATTCGTTTCAATGCGCGAATGTACTGTCCGGAGGATAAACTAGGGATGATTCACAGCCACTGCATCCATTCGAGACGGCTATCTGAACTTGCAGTGGCTGCCATAATTTATTACCTAAGCCATACCCGGAGTTCGCTAATCAGCCCGGGAGTAATTCGTCAGAAAATTATATAAAGCGATCTCTGAATGACTAGATTGGTTAAATCTATGAGGGGAATTAGACACTTTCATCGGTCGGCCGCGGTCCTGTCCGATTTCACCCATGTAGTTATCGGCGCCGGCGTCGTTGGTTTGGCTGTGGGTGCCGAATTGGCCAAAAGAGAGTCAAATAATGTGCTAGTGGTGGAAAAGCATGCACACCACGGACAAGAGACTTCTTCCCGGAACTCGGAAGTGATCCATGCAGGTCTGTACTATCCCGATGAGTCTCTCAAGACAAAATTATGTATTGAGGGCAAAGAGATGATATATGACGCTGCAAAGTTCGGAGTTGAGTCTTCGAAGTGTGGCAAGTGGGTTGTGGCTCAGGACGAGGCTCAATTAGAGTATCTTCATCAGTTGCACGAGAAGTCCAAGAAAATCGGCGTTCCAACCGAGTTTGTgtcgctggaaaaagccAGACAACAAGAACCATTGATTCGTGCGAATGCCGGCATTCTATACTCTCCGACCACGGGAATTGTTTCTGCACATTCTCTGATGGACTATCTTCttgccgagctggaaaaccacGGGGGCATGCTGATGACGTCGACTGAGGTGACTGGCATAGTCAAAGATGGTGAGTACGAGTTGACCACAATTTCTGGGGACGAGGAGTTTCCAATCAGAGCGGATGTGGTGATTAATAGTGCAGGACTGTATTCTCCGGGAATCGCCAACCTTTTGCTTCCTAAGGAGAAACACTATACTCCGTACTATGCAAAGGGAAACTATTTTGCATACTCCCATAACCCTGGAATTCACAGACTTGTGTATCCATGTCCAACCCCAAATATTGCTACCTTGGGCACTCATTTGACTTTGGATCTGGGAGGACAGCTCAGATTTGGCCCAGACTTGGAATGGGTCGACAGGCCAGACGATTTCAAGCCGAACGAGGCAAATCTCGACTCAGTCCACGAGGAAGTGTCCAAATACTTCCCCGGAGTGAAGCGTGAAAATTTAAGTGCTAGTTACAGCGGCATCCGTCCAAAACTGATTCCTCCGGGAACCAAGAGTCTCCACGATTTTGTGATTGAGGAGACGTTCCCTGGTTTCGTTAATCTCGTCGGAATAGAGAGTCCAGGACTCACTGCCAGCATGGCAATTGGAAAACATGTGTTCAACATGATTGGATAGATTTAAGATTTTTTCGGTAGATTTTCTGGCTCAGTAGGCTCTGGCAACTCTTTGAAATAGCCATGCAAAAGACAAGCCTCTGTATCGAGTCTGTTGTTTGGGTTCAATGCTAGCATACCGCACATCAGGTCCAGCGCGGACTCTGTAGCGGCCGGGAATCTGTTTCTCAGTTCCTGTCGTGAAGGCTCTGGATAAACTGTGAGATTGTTATAGTTCGGAAGGTGGGACACACCCGGCCACTTTTCTTCGGTTGGAGTTCCTAAGGCCTGGAAAGTGACAACTAGCTGGTCTGCGTCATCCTTCCCCGGTAAATACGGCGTTCTCAGCATCAATTCGGCGAATATAATCCCAACAGCCCAGATGTCCACTGCCGGGGAGTAATGTTGGGCTCCAAAGAGAAGTTCTGGCCCTCTGTACCATCTTGTGACCACGTTAGAGGTGAGTTTCTCATTAGGCATCCCAAGAGACCTCGCAAGACCAAAATCGGCTATTTTCACGTATCCTTCGGGCGAGATTAGTAAATTGTTTGGCTTCAGATCGCGATGGAGTATTCCGTTTCTGTGGCAATGGTGCAACCCTCGCAAGGTCATCAGCATCCAGGATTTTATGTCAGCTGGCACAATCATCAACTTTTTATCGTTGATGATCATCTCGAGATCCGAGGGGAGAAACTCCAGAATCAGATTGAGGTTTTTCTCCTTGTCTGCAAAAACGTCCACCAGTTCAATGATGTTTTGGTGCTTCAACTCCTGGAGATACTTCATCTCTCTGATGGCTGACATATCGAGCCCATCTTTGAAGGCACCGGTTTTAATTTCTTTGATGGCTATATTTCGACCGGTAGCAATCTGTTTCCCCAAGTAAACAACGGCATATGTACCTTCTCCTacctttttttctttggtaTACGCCGTAGACATTGAAGGCAGAAATAATGAAAATTACATAAATCTATataaagaaaaaaataaaaaaaatctaGATAATATTATCATTTGTTCCCAGCCATCGTCGTCGAAGTTATTAATCATATAAATTAtttgccaaaaacgtcAGGTTTTTGCCTCATCCTGAATTCAAGTGCTTTTTGACCAAGTGTACAGTACACCATGTCATTCATGAACGACAGGCAGTGCTTTTTGGTCCTACTTAGCTTGCTTAGCTACGGGGCTCAGGGCGCTCCGGTAATTTTCGAAGACCAGCCCGAGAACATACCTTCAGATCTCGTTGTCCTGCTGGGAATGGCGATTGGGTTTTTTGGAGTATTCATCATATCGCTGATCGTCTATTGCCTACAGAGGTTGCTGCGAAGAGGCATACGATTGACCCACGAGTTCCCAGGATCCTTGGACGATGCTGCTCAGGAGGCTGAGGAAGACAGGCGCGCGCTAGATGAACTTCCTCCCAATGAGCAAGAGCTATACTTTCAGGCCAAGGATTTTCTAAAACTGAATCCGATGAACAACCAGGAGCTGACCTTATCACAGAATTTAATCATACAGGAAAAAGGAGTGTCGGCATGGGAGTTTCGACCTCATGTTGAATGCCAAGAGTTTATTCGTGTGATAGACAAGACTGAGATCGAATTCTTGAACACTGGCCAAGAGCTCTCCATTCAAACGAACTTTCCTATTCCAAAAGAAAACGAAGTGTACTATTTTGAGACCAAGATTTACGACCTTCCTAATCCAGAAAACACCTTAATATCAATTGGAATTGCCACTTTCCCATACCCATACTTCCGCCTCCCTGGCCGCAACCGAATCTCGGCATCGTACGATTCAACAGGCCACAGACGCTATAATGACCCTTTCCCGCTCGAAGACACGATATTCCCCACTCTTGAACACGGAGATGTGATTGGATGTGGCATCAAAATAGCGTCGAGGACTGTTTTCTGGACGCGGAACGGCAAAAAACTGTCGGAGTCGAAAATAGGAGGTCATATTAAGCTCCCAAAAAATTTACAACTATACCCTACAGTTGGTTCGAACAACAGGTGCGCGCTTCATGTGAACGTTGGACAGGCAGGATATGTTTTCATAGAGGCAAATGTTAAGAAATGGGGATTTGGTCCGCTCGAAGGCAACGAGATTCCTCCACCGCTATACACGAAATTCAATAAGGATGTTTTATTGGAAAGCAGTGACTTGGACCTCAACGATCTCAGTTTGCGAAACGGAGATTTTCCACCGGATTTCTGGGACGCCGTGGACGGCTCTTCTGAGTTCAACGACGTCGAAGAGAACATTACACTACACACTTTAAGAGAAGACGAACGTTCGGAAAATCTGCCATCGGAGCAGGAGGATGTTCCTGATAGTCCTCCTTTATACGATGAAGTGTCTCGATAAGTGATGTATGCATTTATACAATCTATATTAACGATATTTATCAAGAGCATGACCATTCAGCGTAGACGTGCCAGGAATCATTGTTGAGAACTACAAGTCTCCATAATCCTGGTTCATTCAGACGCTTGGTGAGCTCAAAAGCATCGTCTTGATATGGCAAAAGATGGAAAGTGCCAGAGGGAGAAATTAGGTTGCACTTGATTGTGCTATTAGTGGAAAGCACCTGGAATTTGTATGGCAGATTTCTAGTCAAATTAAAGGTCTGTGGCTGTTTGATGTACAGATCAAAGTCTAAATGAGCATTGTTGtcgtttttcttcaccCATTCGATAGGCTTATATTTTCCCTTGTGAGAGCAAGGCAACGAAAGAACCATCGAGAAGTCTGCTCCTGGACGCGCAGTTGAGCGAGCATAGACGCAGATGAAACCCAAAGAGCACCTCGGAGGCATTGCTGCCTTGATCTTCGCCAACCTTTTGTCTCTTTTCATGTAAACCTGTACCAGTGCTTCCCCTTGGGCATCATTATCGTATGACCTGACGATGGCGCGGACGTCAAtcttttttggaatttCAAGGTCGAACTCGATCAACTCTAAATCTGTCAGCCGGAACAGTGAATGGTTGAACTTGTAAAGACTAAGCTTGTGATGCAAGAAGCCTGAATATAATGGGGGCAACGCCATTTGGACTAAAGGATCCAGGGGAGGCACGACATGCTGTTGGTCTGCGTGCATCGGAACGTGGGTGTAGAGCAGGTCCAAAGGCTTAGCGAGGAAGTAAAATTCGGAGTTTTGCTGGAGCGACAGCGGCTCGATTAGATTTAGCTCGTCATTTACTGGATTGGTGTGGTTTCCGAGAGCAACGTCAATAAAACGGTATTCACCTTCCACCAGCACTGAGATCCATGTATGGTTGAGCACAAGGTTGCTgtcgagaagctgcagcGGCTTTTTGAATTTTCCCAGTATTATTTCCATTTCGAGGTCCAGATGCGATGCCATGATATAGAACATCCATGTAAGCTGATGACCGGTGCATCTTTTTCTGTGAATTATGTCTGAGAACAGCGCCTCTGATGGCGACACTTTGGCGCTGagtttttcttgtttctcTATAATCTCGAACCTGGTGGTGAGATAGACGTAAATGGCTTTGAGTTGCTCCAAGGGAGTCAGGAATCGTGGAATTATGCGGTTTTTCACAATTTCTCTGGGCCCGATGAACCGATCATCCGGCAGCTCTGCCACGAACTCGTCAACGTGGTCTAAGTCGGTCTCATCAATTATAGATGGAGAGGAGTAAGACAGTTTCTCGTCGACATTTAGACTCGAGATGGCCTTTTGAGGCTGCAAAATTAGGTCGGGTTCTTCCTGAACAACACGGGATTTCCTGTTGGCTCTGTCGCGGCCGGTGAGAGTTCGCGTTCTCACCAGGTCATCGTCAGCATCCGTCTCTTTTATCGTGAGATCCTCGAGCTTGTCGAGACTCGTGCTGAAAATCTGGTCGTCTAACGAAGGTTCGACGGATTTTCGACCCAGCAAccttctgaaaaatttcGGGTGTTTGGCATTAGGGCCCTTCTCTAGCATCGAGCTCACCAGGTCTTGTCTGTCGCTGTCCGACATGCTGGCCTGCATTTTTGCTTCCTTGTGGCGCATCAGTGAGCCCGCCGAGGTGGCAGAGAAGTCCGAATGTCCAAAATACGAGGACCGTTCCGTGTCTGTTGATAAGGTGGACGAGTCCAGGATCCGCTGCGTGTATGACGATGTGAACAGTTTGTTGTATGTGGAATACTGGTGTTTCGGTGGCGGAGGTgggatctcgtcgtagttcGTGACGTCCGTGGGAACAGATACGGAAGAACCTAGTTTCaggctgctggacgaggcgGACGGGGTGAGTCTGAGAGACttggagga from Ogataea parapolymorpha DL-1 chromosome VI, whole genome shotgun sequence encodes:
- a CDS encoding putative pre-rRNA-processing protein translates to MVKRGLSDSESESEDDWRNRDTDRESSDSSDDNEDNDEENPNDSNHYPGNHKKVIKDRFQASDSEGDDDYDAEFEKHVQEARREMEQSAKKLKQLTPEQLAKEQKKIKRSGVVYLSTIPPYMKPAKLRHVLQRFGKVGRLYLKPEDPKVYKTRVKTGGNKKKKFVEGWCEFENKNDAKLAAETLNGNKLGGKKGNFYYDDIMNIKYLKGFKWHDLTEAMNREIEIRESKMQSELSQAHKINKNFIKNVETSKMIENIKKRKKNVEPTVQRVYAQRSVTTNRAGADASQKDTKNTESGKLKKVLENIF
- a CDS encoding 6,7-dimethyl-8-ribityllumazine synthase, whose translation is MVVGGLGEVDQKYNGKGIRVGIVHARWNKKIIDNLVLGAKNKLLEFGVVERDIIIESVPGAYELPLATVGMFKKHNVDVVIPIGCLIKGSTMHFEYICDSVSHALMDLQFKIGKPVIFGVLTCLTEEQAEARAGLIPGVMHNHGEDWGACAVEMVVKFGGLSSLKIS
- a CDS encoding Cell-cycle checkpoint serine-threonine kinase; the encoded protein is MLSSVSLSRKRKLSDPPHSSSEPKKLPLPAVASLYNLDPAATGPQQIELRRKVCLRVGRSKKNDIILTPADCSTYHCEIGVSYLNGKDIIYLKDLSSNGTFVNGLLVGKDNTCLIRSGDKISFAAECHYILKYQASFTLKSARRPGTGSFYDSYVIGELLGCGHYAQVKECVRRSTGESCAVKIFNPTRKDANWATSLNRELDILMKIDHPNIVRSYETFVEPYDANTMTTYLVLEKVNGGELFNRIVSKGKLRQNETKALMSQLMSGLKYLHSLDIAHRDLKPENILLDITLRSSDSDKQTGPWDAHELDVKVKIADFGLAKFIGATKFTDTLCGTPAYVAPEVLVNSTERKYTKTVDMWSVGVLIYVCLCGFPPFSEELGPPSMRQQIIEGKYAFYSPYWDEIEDSALDLISRLLVVDATKRLEVSKASKHVWFDEVRPKKELRETAFKGTRAVVTRGYSNPIMLAERVKSSLGDDTLARAYSADVDMA
- a CDS encoding Serine/threonine-protein kinase KIN28, with the protein product MSTAYTKEKKVGEGTYAVVYLGKQIATGRNIAIKEIKTGAFKDGLDMSAIREMKYLQELKHQNIIELVDVFADKEKNLNLILEFLPSDLEMIINDKKLMIVPADIKSWMLMTLRGLHHCHRNGILHRDLKPNNLLISPEGYVKIADFGLARSLGMPNEKLTSNVVTRWYRGPELLFGAQHYSPAVDIWAVGIIFAELMLRTPYLPGKDDADQLVVTFQALGTPTEEKWPGVSHLPNYNNLTVYPEPSRQELRNRFPAATESALDLMCGMLALNPNNRLDTEACLLHGYFKELPEPTEPENLPKKS
- a CDS encoding Specificity factor required for Rsp5p-dependent ubiquitination, translating into MSFMNDRQCFLVLLSLLSYGAQGAPVIFEDQPENIPSDLVVLLGMAIGFFGVFIISLIVYCLQRLLRRGIRLTHEFPGSLDDAAQEAEEDRRALDELPPNEQELYFQAKDFLKLNPMNNQELTLSQNLIIQEKGVSAWEFRPHVECQEFIRVIDKTEIEFLNTGQELSIQTNFPIPKENEVYYFETKIYDLPNPENTLISIGIATFPYPYFRLPGRNRISASYDSTGHRRYNDPFPLEDTIFPTLEHGDVIGCGIKIASRTVFWTRNGKKLSESKIGGHIKLPKNLQLYPTVGSNNRCALHVNVGQAGYVFIEANVKKWGFGPLEGNEIPPPLYTKFNKDVLLESSDLDLNDLSLRNGDFPPDFWDAVDGSSEFNDVEENITLHTLREDERSENLPSEQEDVPDSPPLYDEVSR
- a CDS encoding Cytokinesis protein 3, producing MTLPPPPFKAKAIWSWGGNNKEKDLGFIEGDIIEVSKTSSDGQWCYGVSLRSKLAGRFPTKFIQVLQIKESGSRKSLLELKESSSSKSLRLTPSASSSSLKLGSSVSVPTDVTNYDEIPPPPPKHQYSTYNKLFTSSYTQRILDSSTLSTDTERSSYFGHSDFSATSAGSLMRHKEAKMQASMSDSDRQDLVSSMLEKGPNAKHPKFFRRLLGRKSVEPSLDDQIFSTSLDKLEDLTIKETDADDDLVRTRTLTGRDRANRKSRVVQEEPDLILQPQKAISSLNVDEKLSYSSPSIIDETDLDHVDEFVAELPDDRFIGPREIVKNRIIPRFLTPLEQLKAIYVYLTTRFEIIEKQEKLSAKVSPSEALFSDIIHRKRCTGHQLTWMFYIMASHLDLEMEIILGKFKKPLQLLDSNLVLNHTWISVLVEGEYRFIDVALGNHTNPVNDELNLIEPLSLQQNSEFYFLAKPLDLLYTHVPMHADQQHVVPPLDPLVQMALPPLYSGFLHHKLSLYKFNHSLFRLTDLELIEFDLEIPKKIDVRAIVRSYDNDAQGEALVQVYMKRDKRLAKIKAAMPPRCSLGFICVYARSTARPGADFSMVLSLPCSHKGKYKPIEWVKKNDNNAHLDFDLYIKQPQTFNLTRNLPYKFQVLSTNSTIKCNLISPSGTFHLLPYQDDAFELTKRLNEPGLWRLVVLNNDSWHVYAEWSCS